The Ictalurus furcatus strain D&B unplaced genomic scaffold, Billie_1.0 scf3, whole genome shotgun sequence genome has a window encoding:
- the LOC128604787 gene encoding uncharacterized protein LOC128604787, which yields MSAVSPVLSADEDSLELHMVRLELEDVEKQIRGLLDKQAQLLERQTALETSCASAHISKVSTQRGISTPSPSTPCVSLCRDRAPRTFPAVVSVTPAPTHLGPWVNQRRKARAGPSPPPVFEIPTRNRFAPLRQTRPNAVIVGDSIVRNVRVASSKGKVRTHCFSGACVLDVAAQVSGILKKDERIGAVVLHAGTNDTRLRQTEVLKRDFSSLIETVRGRSPTAKIIVSGPLPTYRRGAEKLFRPDGLHPSSLGAELLSDNISKALHSK from the exons atgtctgctgtctctccggttttgagtgcagatgaggactcgctcgagcttcacatggtgcggctggaactggaggatgtggagaagcagatccgcggcctactcgacaagcaggcccagctgctggagcgacaaactgcgctggaaacatcttgtgcctctgcccacatatccaaggtaagcacacagcgtggtatttccactcccagcccctctacgccgtgtgtttctctgtgcagggaccgtgcacctaggactttcccagccgtggtctccgtcacgccggcgccaacacacctcgggccttgggtgaaccagcggcggaaggcgcgggctggaccctctccacctccggtgttcgagattccaaccaggaaccgcttcgcccctctccgccagaccagacccaacgctgtgatcgtcggggactccattgtgcggaacgtccgtgtagcctcatctaaaggtaaggtgcgcacacactgtttttctggtgcttgtgtccttgatgtcgctgcgcaggtatccgggatcctgaagaaggacgagcgcattggagcggttgtgctgcacgcggggacgaacgacaccaggctgcggcagacggaggttctgaagagggacttctccagcctgatcgagacggtacgaggcagatcacccaccgcgaagatcatcgtctctggacctcttcccacatacagacgtggagcagaaaa gttgtttcgtcctgatggcctgcaccccagcagccttggagcggaactgctaTCAGACAACATttccaaggcgctacactccaagtga